CACACAGGAGAATAGACAGACTGAATCAACGAGAGGTGAAGTCTTTCTGAAATTACACCACACTGGTGCCAGTTAAATATATAGATTACTATTTTTCTggattgaaaaaactaaaatcaaaaaCAGAGGCAGGAAAAATTAGAACATTAATCCAATGGTTCAAACCATGTTACAATCTTAATGCAACACTATAGGAGAAAGGGAACAGACCAAAAAAGAAGGCCACTCATTTTAAACCATCCGTGTGTATGCAAACAGCCAATATTTTCAAACTATGTGTGCTTTTTATGAAATCATAATTATGTTAATGCAAAAATCAAAGGAACTCGTGAGTGTTAAGATGATTAGCATCTGAACAAGCTGAAAGTGAAAACATGTTTCAATATTGGCATATCTGGAAGGCCAGTTTACAAAGGCGGGGTCGTCTTAATGCTACACTTCCTTTCTGTCTCAGGTACAGACCATATCAGACTCATGATAGACACATAGAGTTTATAGATATTAAAAacatgggtaacactttacaataaggttccatttgttaatattagttaatgcgtTAAGTATCATTAACAAACTGTGAACGAAAtagtttttacagcatttattaaattgtagTTAATACTAGTTAATAacaatacagttgttcattgttagttcataatgcattaactaatattaacaaatacaacttttgttaaaaaaaaaagaaaagtattagttaatgtttaaattaacattaacaaagattaataaatgctgtaaaatgattgttcatcgttagttcatgttaactattggaacctcattgtaaagtgttatgaAAACATGATTCACAAACACTTAAAAATCAACATGTAGAGCAGATTTCTTGGGCCATCTTGAGTAATAAACACTGTGGGCAATATATGTATTAGTATCAGGCGAGATGAGTAATCTAACATAATCAACACTGATTAGATCAGATTTTACACTTCTATTTTTCTGCACCTCATCAACATTATCAGTTTTAATCATTACCGTCATCATTGCAAGAGGCATCATAAAAAGTGAGATGAATCCACAGTAAGAGGCACAGCACTTTCACAGAGGCGATTCATTTTTCTCACGCCCTCTGAGATGTGCAAGCGTTAATGTCAGGCATCCAAGTAGTAGCTAGCGCACAATATTCGCAGTGTTTGTGAGCTGATCGACTGTCCAATGAAGTACCATAAATAGAGTTTCACAGGTGAGATGTATATGTCCTGGCaacagacaaaaataataataataataataaaaaaactaaggCGCAAGGAGTGGAGAGCCGTAAGGCACTTCCATATGATGACAGCCACATGCTGGGGCCCCTCAGAGTGTGTACTGCACCCTTAAACTGCACCCAGCTAGATTGTGCAACATGTGTGATTCTGGGTTGAAGGTCCTCATTCACAGAGATTATTATGAACAGTTTGTTGTTTTGTGACTGTAAtggcaaaaaaattatagttaataataataatataatagtccTTCATGTTCTTACAAATGTGCATAAACGTGTCATAACAAGTCCTACTCTCAAGATCAGACGATGTAGTGTAAAGCATACTGTAGCGCACTTGCTCACAATGTAATGAAGTTTCCATCCTCTCTCATGCTTTCTTGGCTGCTACTCGTCTTGGTGAGGCTGCCATTGTGTGTCGGTGTGGTTAGGGAGCTTAAAGAGGCCTTGCTGTCTGACAAAGAGCTGCTACTGGGCAAGGAAACACTTTGCGGGAGAGGCCTGTGTGTAAATGAGCCCGACGACAGGGCGTTACCATGGCTGACGTTTCCATTAGACATGCGGTGTGGAATGTATGTAAGCAAATTGTCGTTTTCTATGATGAGATCAGTATCGTCATCACTATCCCCCTCAGCCACACTGTTGCTGTTGCTGTATGGGCTGGGATTGTGTGAGGCGGGACTGGGGGCGGAGTCATGAGAGAGGGCGGACCCTCCCGTGCCAGCAGAACTGTTGCCGGCTGAGGTTTTACTTGCGCGATCCATGGTGCTGTTGCGCTGATTGACAGGTTTCACTGTAACAATGAGGTTGTGGCTGTTTGCAACCATCATATCAGTCACCTGGTCCAGTGACTTCCCTGCCACATCGATACCATTCACCTCAAGAATCTCATCGTTAACTCCCAGTAATCCTGTGCTCTCGGCCAAACCGCCCTTCACGAGGCGTGAGATGAAAACGCCCGGAACCTTCTCTACCCCTTGGGCTGTAATGCGAACGCTGACGCCATCACGGATGTAAAAGCCCAGGGGTTTGTGGGTGCCATCCTTGTGCAAACGGACACGAAGATGTGTATCGGGCAAGATGTCCACATCGATGATAGAAGAGATCTGCCGGAAATCCTGTGGAAGGCCGATGAGCAGCGCCGGTTTAGACTTCTGTTGGGATTGACGCAGACCTGCTAGGCCCTTTTTTCTTCTCTGAAGAGACCCTGTGGGGAAGGGTATGGGGTCATCCACATCTacacagagaaagacagagaaattAGTGAAATTGGCTATAAATACAAAGTAAACATAACAACAGAAACTTTACTGTCTTTGTATTTACGACCTCCAcctgttaatgttaaaatattcactgtttcacaagtataaccacaagaccaattatagtgtgataaaaacTAAGCTTTTCTGTGTTATTTCCAGTTGTACAACTTTTAGtaagtgtttttattaaatttataagcttcacatttctgcctttataaCCACCAGAAATgggccccaatcacttccattgaaagtgcctcactgtaacctcgattataACCTTTTAAGCTGCaactatttttgttgtaatcaccattatgtcacaaatgctgtagattgatcttaacttgtattgaacctgtaatgttcctttaaagggatagttcaccaaaaaaaatagaaattctatcatcattcaaTCACCATTAGGTTGTTCCAAACTCCTATAACTTTCTTCTTCAAAAGGAGGAATTTCCCAAGGATCTTCTGTTCGCTGATTTCAATACattggcagttgatagtgactaattttagtcaagtcaagattttcactctaaaataaaatttgatGATACTTTTAGGTCCTTTATAAGGCATTAAAATGAGTCCCTATCGACTTCCATTATATATGGAAATCGGCAAATGTGACATTCAAAATTTCTCTTGTGCTCTTCTGAAATTTGGGACTACATGAGTgaagtaaatgttgagagaattttcatttttgggtgaaatattccttgaattaataattaaatataagcaggaatttctatgtaaataatctctctaattttataaaaacctACAGCTTTTTTACTACTGTGGCTTCCTCTCAAAACTCGATGATGCAGCATTGTGAAATATTGTTGGCTCCTGTATGATAAATTGCTTGCGATTTTCCTCATTTTTAAGAAATCTTGGATAAGCGTCCCCCAGCCCCTCTCCAAAAACACTGCCCCAAACTGAAAGTTAAGCTTTTCAAATCACAGTTATTTAAGATGTGCTAAGGAAAAAGACATTAAACAGACATTAAATCTGCTTTCATCTCCTTACATCCAATTCCTCCTGTCATAAACAAGACAGTTCTCCTCTTTATAACTCCACAGAAACTTAAAATGACATTGATATCTGAATGTTTATATTGAGCCAAAAGATCAGAAAAAAAGTATAGAAGAGACTTAATCATAATAAAATGGAGtgacaaggatggatggatggatggatggatgaacaaacAGGCATTGTAATAAATCTGTCCCAGGCACTTGCAAAAGGTCAAGGGTCATGAATCAGATTACAGTCAGATTAATCAAAGTACCTCTCACTGCAAATGATATTCACTATTCAAAAGACCCAAACATCCTATCACAGCTGATGTGTCAGACTAGAAAAAGGCAAAAACGTGGCTTGTTTTTGCCTTTGCCTTTTAGCAGGTAGGGGCAAGTAAAAGAGAACACAAAGCCCTTGACTGGAATCTGGTGGGAGGTAACATGCGTCACAGAAATGAGAGaatgtttttggttatttttaaacGGCAGCAGGGCATTTGAGTGCGAGTCTTCATGGAGAGGTCTTTTTGTGATTAAGTGAGCAAAGCCTGCTGGGAGTGGAAATAGCAGGAAGTCATCAACACCTTCCCCTCAGTCTGCTGACTAACATTAAACTGTATGTAAATGAGTTGTCTGCAGTGTTCCCTTAATATATAGCctaataataaaccaaaaaataGGCTTGATGCCAAAGCAAGGTTAGACAAACAGAAGGAGCCTGGacattacaataaaaacaatgtCGTTGCTTACTAAACTGCTTTTTCTGATAACTTGATAGGGCAATCACAGAATTCTTtgcttaaatatttgtataatgacTGCTAAAAAGTATAATTGACCATTATCCCAGTCAATCAGTTTtctacatagctgtgctagtttcatcaTAAATAATTGaatctcaaatcaatatttaatatccATTTATTTGTCAAATATTCATGCATTAATAGGCCTGATAGCATACAGTTAGCCGAACAATTGTACCAAATCGCTGAATTAAACCACTAGTGATGACATATTTGGTGTCTTTGCAGGATCCCGATCACAATTATAGtggtataatgcatttttaaaacctGCTTATGTCCAAATAAATCCTCTTCAgaaagcagctcacattcttcacatcttttGCCATGCAAAAAGTCTGGCTATTGGCAGACAAATGCTAATATttatcacatcattgcacattcaatgcattcgCGGGAGACAAACACAACAGTCGTTCTGTGCATGTAAAGTGTTGTTTGTACTGTACATCCAGAGATGAATACTTCAATAACACAGCAAAGCtgatgtcttcttgagttgttacctagttacagtggtaaacagctgccacttGTACTCACAATGAGACGTAAACTGACCTCAGTTTGGACccaaaaaatatgatgtgaacaaAGACCAGCTGGGGAGGGGGGAGGAGATGAACTCTGGTTCGGTCCAAGCAaacgaaccaagtgtgaaagcacccttaatcTGCCAATTGGGCCTGTCTTCAGTTAATTgctaatctcaaaatggccagaTATCGGCTAATTAATCTCTCTGGCTCATATATTGGTATAAAGTACATTTCTTGGTTCAGTAAGACTTCCAAAACCATCTGTGCCATCTGCAAGCAAACTGCCCAGCATGCATCTTTCGAAGAGATTTCACGAGAGGGGATTATATTAAGTAGCCTGTTTGACTACAGGCCCAGGTTTGCTTTAGAGGGACAAACTGTACATTACCAGCTCCAGTGGCTCACAGCTAATTAATTATCATCAGACCTCAGGGCCAGCCTGTGGATGGGGTGATGGTTAGTGAACTCTGACCCCTGCACTCATAAGATGACATACTACATCATGCAAATACAATAGAGATGGGGAAGCCCACAAATGTGTAGTGATTACTGTACTCAGGGGGACTCCATTAGTATAATAAGCATGTAAATATTTCCCTATTCTTTCAAAGTACATACAGTATTGGCCATTGTGTGTGACCATCTCTGCGTGGGTGTGTTTATGAAGGCTATTAGTTTAAACGTATCATATATAGTATGCAACACACATAGCCTCCCTGCCTGTCTCCCTACATTAGTCTGAGTGTTTGCCCCCCCACAGAGagcaggggagcctctgttattAAACTTGCTCACAGGCTGGAGAAGGAGAGGCAGGGCAGACGGGGTACCCAGGGAGGTTGAGTGGGAGGCAGGGTGGGATCCAGCCAGACAGGCTGGTAAGAGATGGGGATAATGGGGTGCCCCTAGGGTCTATAGCAGGTCCAAAAACAATCCTTGTTAACACAGggagacaaaaaaatatatactatatactaaatCCCTGACCTAAAAACTGTTCTATATGTTAAGACACAGTTGAAGTGCAAATTTTTGTGGGGGTGGCTGTGTATAAATGAGGTCTGGGAATTTGTAAACACTATACCTACTACTTAGTGGAATGACGTGATGTATTGCTTGGAGATCGGAAGCTAATGCACTGAGCTCTCAAGGCTGATTAAGAGATACTGTCCTCTTAGCAATATCTCGCGCACAACACACATGCAGACAAGGCAAGAATTCACCATTGTCTAGATCAAGACTGAAAACCCACTACCTCCCCTTGGCAAACTATCACAGACAACCATTAATATCAATGTCAATGTCATATAACCACAAATACGGCCAAATAATCAAATGACCCCCACTTATAGCCAGTCCGTTACCACAGCAACCTTGAATTACTGTAGCAAAACTGCTTTTCCAGTGTTATAAGGGAGTTTTAGTTGGGTTCAGTCAGATTGTGATGCATTTTCAGCTTTGGGCTTGATGATTGTAACAACATTACCCAGCCACTTATCATATTAAGCTAGTCTGAAAGAGAGAAGCTAGTATTACCAATAACCACATGAAGTTCAGACAAAGGCAGAGTGAGACTCCTCTCTCACTCAGCACTGGCCAGCACGAAAAGGAAAAAGGGGATGTATTTGTATTATTCAAACTCAAAGTAAATGTATAGAAAGGTGTATGCATAGACCATAGGTGTATGCATAGATGTATCCAAACCGGCTCTGGGCACAGACTGAGCAGAGCTTTGTGAACGTTGCTCTCAGGATTACCCAGATACAGAGCGACTTCCACTACACCCTCAGACACTGCACACTGGGGAAGGGCAGTGCAAAACAGCTGGGTCTGCAGACTAGATGTTCAACTCACTGTAAAttcttgtaaaaatgttgtcaataCTGGTAAAATCAAGTGTTCTTAATACtggaaatgtcaagttttgggctcataactcaaatatctctgtttcttgaacttatttatcttaaaaatatatagccTTAAGATTCAAAGTCTTAATAACTCAAACAATTGAGTACAAAAGGAATTGGGGAATATCCATGCTTTTTAATTAtcatgtttccttggtcaaagggaacatatGGTGGCATTTACATagatgttattaagaattcatagagtttttgtagtattatttatattgttttggtGCAAATAGTTATTTCGTGTAATGATCTGTGTCCCCTTGGTCAAGTTGGATcctattaattatattttagtttactttgtgcatgtgcaactgaagtacaggtTTATATGCATTTAAGTGGATAATTACGTTTATTTCATGACTGACCTAGAATCTGTAATAAtcttctttatttgagctgtacctGTGCCTTTGTGTGATCTAAATTGGAGTCAATTcaactaaaaatattaaataacaacAATATGCAAATATCAAATCTAAGTTATGTCTATTGAATCTAGATGtcttaacttaaatagttacgTTCATTccatatgaacaccaagttaagtggacttaaattacacaagttttggagacaccattacacaatttaattgagggaatgagtttactcaatcaatttaGTCGTCAACTTGTTAgtgttttcagtgtcgtaagtaaaTAAAATAGCCAAGACTTGGTCATCACAATCTACTAAATTAACTGTTTATTTTCATCTCTTTTATTTCTCTATTGATATGTACTTTACAGTAAGCCTCATGAAAGTCACTGTGAGAGTGTCTATATAGCTAGGAGTTATTTAATGAATACTGTTAATTGAATCCCGAAAAACTGAATTTATTTAATCTCACAACACGTGTACATTTATGCAGTAGACAAAACAATTAATTGCTTATCTATTTATGACTGCATTACTTATGTGTCTCGAGTAATCTGATTTTTGAGAGTATTACTGCCTGCACTGACTGATCTGGAAAAGATCTAGAAAGAAAAGATTTACACt
The sequence above is a segment of the Xyrauchen texanus isolate HMW12.3.18 chromosome 29, RBS_HiC_50CHRs, whole genome shotgun sequence genome. Coding sequences within it:
- the LOC127623401 gene encoding partitioning defective 6 homolog alpha-like isoform X1; this translates as MSRHHHQRTPLKNEESVVEVKSKFEAEYRRFALKRNGAVGFQNFYQLLQTIHRIPGVDVLLGYADIHGDLLPINNDDNFYKALSSANPLLRIIIQKRDVDDPIPFPTGSLQRRKKGLAGLRQSQQKSKPALLIGLPQDFRQISSIIDVDILPDTHLRVRLHKDGTHKPLGFYIRDGVSVRITAQGVEKVPGVFISRLVKGGLAESTGLLGVNDEILEVNGIDVAGKSLDQVTDMMVANSHNLIVTVKPVNQRNSTMDRASKTSAGNSSAGTGGSALSHDSAPSPASHNPSPYSNSNSVAEGDSDDDTDLIIENDNLLTYIPHRMSNGNVSHGNALSSGSFTHRPLPQSVSLPSSSSLSDSKASLSSLTTPTHNGSLTKTSSSQESMREDGNFITFHKTTNCS
- the LOC127623401 gene encoding partitioning defective 6 homolog alpha-like isoform X2: MSRHHHQRTPLKNEESVVEVKSKFEAEYRRFALKRNGAVGFQNFYQLLQTIHRIPGVDVLLGYADIHGDLLPINNDDNFYKALSSANPLLRIIIQKRDVDDPIPFPTGSLQRRKKGLAGLRQSQQKSKPALLIGLPQDFRQISSIIDVDILPDTHLRVRLHKDGTHKPLGFYIRDGVSVRITAQGVEKVPGVFISRLVKGGLAESTGLLGVNDEILEVNGIDVAGKSLDQVTDMMVANSHNLIVTVKPVNQRNSTMDRASKTSAGNSSAGTGGSALSHDSAPSPASHNPSPYSNSNSVAEGDSDDDTDLIIENDNLLTYIPHRMSNGNVSHGNALSSGSFTHRPLPQSVSLPSSSSLSDSKASLSSLTTPTHNGSLTKTSSSQESMREDGNFITL